Proteins encoded in a region of the Streptomyces sp. PCS3-D2 genome:
- a CDS encoding GNAT family N-acetyltransferase — translation MSTTDTLYSRTDSVLGDFAIRPLDPFADAELLHGWVTHPKASFWMMQDASLPDVEREYVRITAHEHHQAFIGLHEGRPAFLMESYDPSRLELVGLYEARPGDVGMHFLVAPADRPLHGFTRAVITTVMAALFTDPATRRVVVEPDVANTAVHALNEAVGFVPERRVTKPEKEALLSFCTREQFEAATGITGEVSI, via the coding sequence ATGAGCACCACCGACACCCTCTACTCACGGACGGACTCCGTCCTCGGGGACTTCGCGATCCGCCCGCTGGACCCCTTCGCCGACGCGGAGCTGCTGCACGGCTGGGTCACCCACCCCAAGGCCTCGTTCTGGATGATGCAGGACGCCTCGCTGCCGGACGTGGAGCGCGAGTACGTGCGCATCACGGCGCACGAGCACCACCAGGCCTTCATAGGCCTGCACGAGGGCCGCCCGGCCTTCCTGATGGAGTCCTACGACCCGAGCCGGTTGGAGTTGGTCGGTCTGTACGAGGCACGGCCCGGCGACGTCGGCATGCACTTCCTGGTCGCACCCGCGGACCGGCCGCTGCACGGGTTCACCCGCGCGGTGATCACCACCGTCATGGCCGCGCTCTTCACCGACCCGGCCACCCGCCGCGTCGTCGTCGAGCCGGACGTCGCCAACACCGCCGTGCACGCCCTGAACGAGGCCGTCGGCTTCGTGCCGGAGCGCCGGGTCACCAAGCCGGAGAAGGAGGCGCTGCTGAGCTTCTGCACCCGCGAGCAGTTCGAGGCCGCCACCGGCATCACCGGGGAGGTGTCCATATGA
- a CDS encoding lysine N(6)-hydroxylase/L-ornithine N(5)-oxygenase family protein, which yields MPSTTEPYDFIGIGLGPFNLGLACLTAPIDELSGLFIESKPHFEWHAGMFLDGAHLQTPFMSDLVTLADPTSPFSFLNYLKDQDRLYSFYIRENFYPLRTEYNDYCRWAADRLDNVRYSTSVTEVTYDEAAALYEVRTDRGETHRARRLVLGTGTSPYVPQACAGLGGDFLHNAAYMPNKAELQKKKSITLIGSGQSAAEIYYDLLTEIDVYGYQLNWVTRSPRFFPLEYTKLTLEMTSPEYVDYFHALPEDTRYRLETQQKNLFKGIDGDLVNAIFDLLYQKKVTMPGAVPTTLLTNTSLNSTAYDTTTGTYTLGLRQEEQERDFSLSTEGLVLATGYKYRTPDFLDPVRDRLNFDGRGRLDAARNYSVDTTGREVYLQNGATHNHSLTSPDLGMAAYRNAYIVGELLGRAYYKVEKSIAFQQFAAPEGTHA from the coding sequence TTGCCGTCCACCACTGAGCCGTACGACTTCATCGGCATCGGCCTCGGTCCCTTCAACTTGGGACTGGCCTGCCTGACCGCGCCGATCGACGAGCTGAGCGGCCTGTTCATCGAGTCGAAGCCGCACTTCGAGTGGCATGCGGGGATGTTCCTGGACGGCGCGCACCTGCAGACGCCCTTCATGTCGGACCTGGTCACCCTCGCCGACCCGACGTCGCCGTTCTCCTTCCTGAACTACCTCAAGGACCAGGACCGGCTGTACTCCTTCTACATCCGGGAGAACTTCTACCCGCTGCGCACCGAGTACAACGACTACTGCCGCTGGGCCGCCGACCGCCTCGACAACGTCCGGTACTCGACCTCCGTCACCGAGGTCACCTACGACGAGGCCGCCGCCCTCTACGAGGTCCGCACCGACCGGGGCGAGACCCACCGCGCCCGCCGCCTGGTCCTCGGCACCGGCACCTCGCCGTACGTCCCGCAGGCCTGCGCCGGCCTCGGCGGCGACTTCCTGCACAACGCCGCCTACATGCCGAACAAGGCGGAGCTGCAGAAGAAGAAGTCCATCACCCTGATCGGCTCCGGCCAGAGCGCCGCGGAGATCTACTACGACCTCCTCACCGAGATCGACGTGTACGGCTACCAGCTGAACTGGGTCACGCGATCACCGCGCTTCTTCCCGCTGGAGTACACCAAACTCACCCTGGAGATGACCTCCCCCGAGTACGTGGACTATTTCCACGCCCTCCCGGAGGACACCCGCTACCGGCTGGAGACCCAGCAGAAGAACCTCTTCAAGGGCATCGACGGCGACCTGGTCAACGCCATCTTCGACCTGCTCTACCAGAAGAAGGTCACCATGCCGGGGGCGGTGCCGACGACCCTGCTGACGAACACCTCGCTGAACAGCACGGCGTACGACACCACCACGGGCACCTACACGCTGGGGCTGCGCCAGGAAGAGCAGGAGCGGGACTTCTCCCTCTCCACCGAGGGCCTCGTCCTGGCCACCGGCTACAAGTACCGGACCCCCGACTTCCTGGACCCGGTACGCGACCGCCTGAACTTCGACGGCCGCGGCCGCCTCGACGCCGCGCGCAACTACAGCGTCGACACCACCGGCCGCGAGGTGTACCTCCAGAACGGCGCCACCCACAACCACTCCTTGACCTCCCCCGACCTGGGCATGGCCGCGTACCGCAACGCGTACATCGTCGGTGAGCTGCTCGGCCGCGCGTACTACAAGGTCGAGAAGTCCATCGCGTTCCAGCAGTTCGCCGCCCCGGAAGGCACCCACGCATGA
- a CDS encoding aspartate aminotransferase family protein — protein sequence MRRHLLNETTADIYRRSVTEGVDRVAAKLATTERPHTGISVDELAPVIDGIDLDTPLGDSSAALAELEDVYLRDAVYFHHPRYLGHLNCPVVIPAVVAEAVMAAVNSSLDTWDQSIGGTLIERRLIDWTTGRIGLGEKADGIFTSGGSQSNFHALLLARDEACRTVMKRAKEAGIGLTKAELLPKLRIFTSEASHFSVQKSAAMLGLGYEAVISVPVDRNRRMDTSVLALELEECAAEGLFPMAVVATAGTTDFGSIDPLPEIARLTAEHSAWMHVDAAYGCGLLVSPTRRHLLDGIEHADSVTVDYHKSFFQPVSSSAMLVRDRDTLKHATYHADYLNPRRMAEERIPNQVDKSIQTTRRFDALKLWMTLRIMGADGVGSLFDEVIDLAAAGYDVIAADPRFEVVVEPQISTLVFRFLPGDGVPAELLDEAQLHARKALFASGEAVVAGTKVDGRQYLKFTLLNPQTTTADIAAVLDLLAAHAEQFLGESLAVHH from the coding sequence ATGCGCCGGCATCTGCTGAACGAGACGACCGCGGACATCTACCGCCGTTCCGTCACCGAGGGCGTCGACCGTGTCGCCGCCAAACTCGCCACCACCGAACGGCCGCACACCGGTATATCCGTCGACGAGCTCGCCCCGGTCATCGACGGGATCGACCTCGACACCCCGCTCGGGGACTCCTCCGCCGCGCTCGCCGAGCTGGAGGACGTCTACCTGCGCGACGCCGTCTACTTCCACCACCCGCGCTACCTGGGACACCTCAACTGCCCGGTCGTCATCCCCGCGGTGGTCGCGGAGGCCGTGATGGCCGCCGTCAACTCCTCCCTCGACACCTGGGACCAGTCCATCGGCGGCACGCTCATCGAGCGCCGCCTCATCGACTGGACCACCGGCCGCATCGGCCTCGGGGAGAAGGCGGACGGCATCTTCACCTCCGGCGGCAGCCAGTCCAACTTCCACGCCCTGCTGCTGGCCCGCGACGAGGCCTGCCGCACCGTCATGAAGCGCGCCAAGGAAGCCGGTATCGGCCTGACCAAGGCCGAACTGCTCCCGAAGCTCCGCATCTTCACCTCCGAAGCCAGCCACTTCAGCGTGCAGAAGTCGGCCGCCATGCTCGGCCTGGGCTACGAGGCCGTCATCTCCGTGCCCGTCGACCGCAACCGTCGCATGGACACCTCCGTCCTCGCGCTGGAGCTGGAGGAGTGTGCCGCCGAAGGCCTCTTCCCCATGGCCGTCGTCGCCACCGCCGGCACCACCGACTTCGGGTCCATCGACCCGCTCCCCGAGATCGCCCGCCTGACCGCCGAGCACTCCGCGTGGATGCACGTGGACGCCGCCTACGGCTGCGGACTGCTGGTCTCGCCCACCCGCCGACACCTCCTCGACGGCATCGAGCACGCCGACTCGGTCACGGTCGACTACCACAAGTCGTTCTTCCAGCCCGTCAGCTCCAGCGCGATGCTGGTCCGCGACCGCGACACCCTCAAGCACGCCACGTACCACGCCGACTACCTCAACCCGCGGCGCATGGCCGAGGAGCGGATCCCGAACCAGGTCGACAAGTCCATCCAGACCACGCGCCGGTTCGACGCCCTCAAGCTCTGGATGACGCTGCGCATCATGGGCGCCGACGGCGTCGGCTCGCTCTTCGACGAAGTCATCGACCTCGCCGCCGCCGGCTACGACGTCATCGCGGCCGACCCGCGCTTCGAGGTCGTCGTCGAGCCGCAGATCTCCACCCTCGTCTTCCGCTTCCTGCCCGGCGACGGCGTTCCCGCGGAACTCCTCGACGAGGCCCAGCTCCACGCCCGCAAGGCGCTCTTCGCCTCCGGCGAGGCCGTCGTCGCCGGCACCAAGGTGGACGGGAGGCAGTACCTGAAGTTCACCCTCCTCAACCCGCAGACCACGACGGCCGACATCGCAGCCGTTCTCGACCTCCTCGCCGCACACGCCGAGCAGTTCCTGGGAGAATCCCTTGCCGTCCACCACTGA
- a CDS encoding siderophore-interacting protein: MTATASGAPAVAHFRFFTLEVLRTRRLGHSFLRVTFGGESLADFRSGGFDQSLSLFLPPSGAEHTVLPSTDEDTWFTAWRGMPDEERPVMRSYTVREQRRDGTGAVEVDIDFVLHGDSSPASRWAGRASAGRRILAIGPAVAENKSVRFQAPADAGAVWMYADETALPAAAGILERLPADTRVRAWFEVPHEDDRLALAAPADADITWIVRGGDDRERTGRVLDALRSAQAQAQAQAQAQAQTQGVESPYVWLAGEAGTVRAVRRHFVQERSVDRRSVRFTGYWRLGASEEQLLAEAYAGKAPSEDPGSEL; this comes from the coding sequence ATGACCGCCACCGCGTCCGGCGCCCCGGCTGTGGCGCACTTCCGCTTCTTCACGCTCGAAGTGCTCCGTACGCGCCGCCTGGGCCACTCGTTCCTGCGGGTCACCTTCGGCGGCGAGTCCCTCGCGGACTTCCGCTCCGGCGGCTTCGACCAGAGCCTGTCGCTCTTCCTGCCGCCCTCCGGCGCGGAGCACACCGTGCTCCCGTCCACGGACGAGGACACCTGGTTCACCGCCTGGCGCGGCATGCCGGACGAGGAGCGGCCGGTGATGCGCTCCTACACCGTGCGCGAGCAGCGCCGCGACGGGACGGGTGCGGTCGAGGTCGACATCGACTTCGTGCTGCACGGGGACTCCTCCCCCGCCTCCCGCTGGGCCGGACGGGCGAGCGCCGGCCGCCGGATCCTGGCGATCGGCCCGGCCGTCGCCGAGAACAAGTCCGTGCGCTTCCAGGCCCCGGCCGACGCCGGCGCCGTCTGGATGTACGCCGACGAGACCGCTCTGCCGGCCGCGGCCGGGATCCTGGAACGGCTGCCGGCCGATACCCGGGTCCGGGCCTGGTTCGAGGTTCCGCACGAGGACGACCGGCTCGCACTCGCCGCGCCCGCCGACGCGGACATCACGTGGATCGTGCGCGGGGGCGACGACCGGGAGCGGACCGGGCGGGTGCTGGACGCGCTCCGCTCCGCACAGGCACAGGCGCAGGCACAGGCGCAGGCACAGGCACAGACGCAGGGCGTGGAATCCCCGTACGTGTGGCTGGCCGGCGAGGCGGGCACCGTTCGCGCGGTGCGCCGCCACTTCGTGCAGGAACGATCCGTCGACCGCCGCTCGGTGCGCTTCACCGGCTACTGGCGGCTCGGCGCGAGCGAGGAGCAGCTCCTCGCGGAGGCGTACGCGGGCAAGGCTCCCAGCGAGGACCCCGGTTCCGAGTTGTAG
- a CDS encoding ABC transporter substrate-binding protein — protein sequence MPKSRSNSLTRRGLVAAGGALGLVAALAACGGTDSAKGDGDKGSTATASSGAWSFKDDLGKDVSATSTPKNIVAFTGTAAALYDYGVQVKGVFGPTKTADGKPDVQAGSMDVSKVEILGNVYDEFNVEKYAALKPDLLVTNTWDGSYWYVPEASKDKILKLAPHAAIGVGGDVSMDKALERTADLAKSLGADMNAKTAADGKARFEAAAAKVREATKANPGIKVLAGSGSADLFYASTPDTSADLKYFKTLGVEFITPDKLDEGGFFESLSWENAGKYKADLILLDNRTGTLQPEELKAKATWAELPSVKAGQVAPRTTEPIYSYDKCAQILEDLAKALQNAKKVA from the coding sequence ATGCCCAAGTCCCGCAGCAACTCCCTCACCCGTCGCGGCCTCGTCGCCGCGGGCGGCGCCCTCGGTCTGGTCGCCGCGCTCGCCGCGTGCGGCGGCACCGACTCGGCGAAGGGCGACGGCGACAAGGGCAGCACCGCCACCGCGTCCTCCGGCGCCTGGAGCTTCAAGGACGACCTCGGCAAGGACGTCAGCGCCACGTCCACGCCGAAGAACATCGTCGCCTTCACCGGCACCGCCGCCGCGCTGTACGACTACGGCGTCCAGGTCAAGGGCGTCTTCGGCCCGACCAAGACCGCCGACGGCAAGCCCGACGTCCAGGCCGGCTCGATGGACGTCTCCAAGGTCGAGATCCTCGGCAACGTCTACGACGAGTTCAACGTCGAGAAGTACGCGGCCCTCAAGCCCGACCTGCTCGTCACCAACACCTGGGACGGCTCGTACTGGTACGTGCCCGAGGCCTCCAAGGACAAGATCCTGAAGCTGGCCCCGCACGCCGCGATCGGCGTCGGCGGCGACGTCTCGATGGACAAGGCCCTGGAGCGCACGGCGGACCTCGCCAAGTCCCTGGGTGCCGACATGAACGCCAAGACCGCCGCCGACGGCAAGGCCCGTTTCGAGGCCGCCGCCGCCAAGGTCCGCGAGGCCACCAAGGCCAACCCGGGCATCAAGGTCCTGGCCGGCTCCGGCTCCGCCGACCTGTTCTACGCCTCCACCCCGGACACCTCGGCCGACCTGAAGTACTTCAAGACCCTGGGCGTGGAGTTCATCACCCCGGACAAGCTGGACGAGGGCGGCTTCTTCGAGAGCCTGAGCTGGGAGAACGCCGGCAAGTACAAGGCCGACCTCATCCTGCTCGACAACCGCACCGGCACCCTGCAGCCGGAGGAGCTGAAGGCCAAGGCCACCTGGGCCGAGCTGCCCTCCGTGAAGGCCGGCCAGGTCGCCCCGCGCACCACCGAGCCGATCTACTCGTACGACAAGTGCGCGCAGATCCTGGAGGACCTCGCCAAGGCCCTCCAGAACGCCAAGAAGGTCGCCTGA
- a CDS encoding acyl-CoA dehydrogenase family protein translates to MSLDHRLTPEHEELRRTVEAFAHDVVAPKIGDLYERHEFPYEIVAEMGRMGLFGLPFPEEYGGMGGDYLALGIALEELARVDSSVAITLEAGVSLGAMPLYLFGTEEQKRQWLPKLCSGEVLGAFGLTEPGAGSDAGGTRTTAVKDGGEWVINGSKCFITNSGTDITGLVTVTAVTGRKADGRPEISSIIVPSGTPGFTVAAPYSKVGWNSSDTRELSFDGVRVPLANLVGEEGRGYAQFLRILDEGRIAISALATGLAQGCVDESVKYARERHAFGRAIGDNQAIQFKLADMEMRAHMARIGWRDAASRLVSGEPFKKEAAIAKLYSSTVAVDNARDATQIHGGYGFMNEYPVARMWRDSKILEIGEGTSEVQRMLIARELGFAG, encoded by the coding sequence ATGTCCCTCGACCACCGGCTCACCCCTGAGCACGAGGAACTCCGCCGCACCGTCGAGGCGTTCGCCCACGACGTCGTCGCCCCGAAGATCGGCGACCTGTACGAGCGGCACGAGTTCCCCTACGAGATCGTCGCCGAGATGGGCCGCATGGGCCTGTTCGGTCTGCCCTTCCCGGAGGAGTACGGCGGCATGGGCGGGGACTACCTCGCCCTCGGCATCGCCCTGGAGGAGCTGGCCCGCGTCGACTCCTCCGTCGCCATCACCCTGGAGGCGGGCGTCTCCCTCGGCGCCATGCCCCTGTACCTCTTCGGCACCGAGGAGCAGAAGCGCCAGTGGCTGCCGAAGCTGTGCTCGGGCGAGGTGCTGGGCGCCTTCGGCCTCACCGAGCCCGGGGCGGGATCGGACGCCGGCGGTACCCGTACGACCGCCGTCAAGGACGGCGGCGAGTGGGTCATCAACGGGTCGAAGTGCTTCATCACCAACTCGGGTACGGACATCACCGGCCTGGTCACCGTCACGGCCGTGACGGGCCGCAAGGCGGACGGCCGTCCGGAGATCTCCTCGATCATCGTCCCGTCCGGCACGCCGGGCTTCACGGTGGCCGCCCCCTACTCCAAGGTGGGCTGGAACTCCTCGGACACCCGTGAGCTGTCCTTCGACGGCGTACGGGTCCCCCTGGCCAATCTGGTGGGCGAGGAGGGCCGCGGCTACGCCCAGTTCCTGCGGATCCTCGACGAGGGGCGGATCGCCATCTCCGCGCTCGCCACGGGCCTCGCGCAGGGTTGTGTGGACGAGTCGGTGAAGTACGCCAGGGAGCGGCACGCCTTCGGCAGGGCGATCGGGGACAACCAGGCCATCCAGTTCAAGCTGGCCGACATGGAGATGCGCGCCCACATGGCGCGCATCGGCTGGCGCGACGCGGCCTCCCGGCTGGTGTCCGGCGAGCCGTTCAAGAAGGAGGCGGCGATCGCGAAGCTGTACTCCTCCACGGTGGCCGTGGACAACGCCCGTGACGCCACGCAGATCCACGGCGGCTACGGCTTCATGAACGAGTACCCGGTGGCCCGCATGTGGCGCGACTCCAAGATCCTGGAGATCGGCGAGGGCACCAGCGAGGTCCAGCGCATGCTGATTGCACGCGAGTTGGGCTTCGCCGGCTAG
- a CDS encoding hydroxymethylglutaryl-CoA lyase has translation MIGLPMTVPATGLPARVRIHEVGARDGLQNEQTTVPTEVKAEFVRRLAAAGLTTIEATSFVHPKWVPQLADAEQLFPLLADVDAALPVLVPNERGLDRALALGATRIAVFGSATETFASRNLNRTVAESLAMFEPVVARARQGGAHVRGYLSMCFGDPWEGAVPVHQVVSVAKALLDLGCDELSLGDTIGVATPGHVQALLSALNEAGVATDRIGVHFHDTYGQALSNTLAALQHGVTTVDASAGGLGGCPYAKSATGNLATEDLVWMLDGLGIETGVDLAALTATSVWMAERLGRPSPSRTVRALSHKE, from the coding sequence ATGATCGGGCTGCCCATGACCGTCCCGGCCACCGGTCTGCCGGCCCGGGTCCGCATCCACGAGGTCGGCGCCCGCGACGGCCTGCAGAACGAGCAGACGACCGTCCCCACCGAGGTCAAGGCGGAGTTCGTGCGCCGCCTCGCCGCCGCCGGCCTGACCACGATCGAGGCGACCAGCTTCGTGCACCCCAAGTGGGTGCCCCAGCTGGCGGACGCCGAGCAGCTCTTCCCGCTGCTCGCCGACGTGGACGCAGCGCTGCCCGTCCTGGTGCCGAACGAGCGCGGCCTGGACCGCGCGCTCGCGCTCGGGGCCACCCGTATCGCGGTGTTCGGATCGGCCACGGAGACCTTCGCCTCCCGCAACCTCAACCGGACCGTCGCCGAGTCCCTCGCGATGTTCGAGCCCGTCGTGGCCCGTGCCCGGCAGGGCGGGGCGCACGTGCGCGGCTATCTGTCCATGTGCTTCGGCGACCCCTGGGAGGGTGCCGTCCCGGTCCACCAGGTCGTCTCCGTGGCCAAGGCCCTGCTCGACCTCGGCTGTGACGAGCTGAGCCTCGGCGACACCATCGGGGTCGCCACCCCGGGCCACGTCCAGGCCCTGCTCTCCGCGCTGAACGAGGCCGGTGTCGCCACCGACCGGATCGGCGTGCACTTCCACGACACCTACGGCCAGGCCCTGTCCAACACCCTCGCCGCGCTCCAGCACGGGGTGACCACCGTCGACGCCTCCGCGGGCGGCCTCGGCGGCTGCCCGTACGCCAAGAGCGCCACCGGCAACCTCGCGACCGAGGACCTGGTGTGGATGCTCGACGGTCTCGGCATCGAGACCGGGGTCGATCTGGCCGCCCTCACCGCCACGAGCGTGTGGATGGCCGAACGGCTGGGACGCCCCAGCCCCTCCCGTACCGTCCGCGCCCTCTCCCACAAGGAGTAG